The nucleotide window cgtaaatgGACCTATGGttcgtagatcacctccgtgaatgccctatttcttcatttctttcagttgtctctatacttccgcgcctgaacacctttcctgcaaaacatgataaaaacacataaaaaccaatataaaaaggccctagacactcacaacttgtaagtgaaatgtattagaaataccgtaaactcacggtatatcaatcCCTTCCTATCGGTCCTTCTAACTATTCATACTGGTGATGATAGTTTTTCAATTTCCTTGATAGCTAAACATTCTGAGAAGCGTCTcccatattttttcttcaaattaagtCAACCAGcaaaaaataattgagaaatggaaaaagaattagaagtagtctttgttgttgttgttgtcatgGGTCGACTGTTAACTTGTTTAAGCATGAACAAATAGAAGTAAGATCTGCAAATTTATTGTGTACCCTTGAAAATCCTAGCTACGCTCGTGACACCACACTGCTCCAGCTTTTAGCTATTCTGTTTGAACCTCTCAATCTCTCATGGAGATTTTCTGCTTGCATATATGCTTATACTTTTCAACTATGCACAGTGGAATAATTTTAGGTAAATAATGAAGACTCAGTTGGTGAACTATCCCTTTTCACCAAAATGCCCGACTAATTTTTACCATTAGTAGACCTAGCATTTTCTCTTGTAATCTGGCAttaccatctttctttttttcacgTGTCCATTACTTATCTACCTTCTTGTCGGGAACATATCACCAAGTTGACTTCTTTGATCCATTGTAATCCTAATCCAAATGGTCTGATTGTTTTGTTCTTGCACATCTGATGATTCACATCACTTGAATTTAAACCCTAGCAATGTTCGACTCCATTAGTGAGATCAATTTCTTAATAGGCAGCCTTCATCTAGGAAGGTCAACCAAATCTAAATGACATCCCATCTTTGCTTTGTGGCCTGAGCTTCTAGTTGTCAAAAGTAATTTATACCTTATTCTTACACAAGATCTTTTGTTTTGGAACACCTGATGTAAAGCAGTTTCCACATTGTATTCTTTCTTGTAAATCTCGAATATACTCTTCTTATTTCTTTGAGGAAGACTGAAGGGGTCTGTGAAGTGTCAAAATCACATGCCTCTAGAATGTTAAAGCTTTTAATAAgcttttctattctttttcaaaagaaaaacagcTTTTAATATGGACAAAAATCTCCAAAATATAGACCGTGCATCTCAGATCAAATCCTAATGACAATCAGAATTTCTGGCTACAATCAATTTATTAATGCCTCAATTACTCCCGTTAAATTTCTTACGTTATAGCctcaaaattcataaattttcagTAGCTCCTTCCATTTCTATAATTGTTCCCTGTAGTTCCTCCCTTCGCCTCTTTCTAAAAGATTTTACAAACccttttatttttccattttacaAGACCTAGAAGCCATTAATTGTGAGTTTCAACACTTAAGAATTTGTGTAAGTTTCTATTTCCTTGTCTACTTGAATAGAAAACactaactttaattttttaaccaaaatgaCTTCTTACTTTGGCTAGGTTGTGTACGTGATAGCAATGTTTAGGAACTTTATTTGAtgaagtattaattttataaggaAATTCTCGGTATACAAGTAGTACACTAAAGAGACCTACAGAGAATAGCTAGGTTTAGGACTTACAAAAGCTGCTCGCTAGAATTGACATGCTTTCAATACAATGGCATGAAGTCTCAGAAAGTCAGTAGAGTTCCTAGTTGGGTTATAGTTGAAGCAAAGGTGCATAGCTATGTGAACCATCTAGAAACATCATTTAGGTCCTTAAAATATTAATCTGCGATTTACTGGTGAGCCCTACTGCCTAGCTAATGAATTGTTGGTGACAACAGGTTGATATCCTATGTATGCCCCTTCTTCTGTATTCCATATTTATGTGGGATGATACATTTGTTTTTTAAAGgtaatttgcaccaaattgcaACTTACCTGAACTGCAACTGCAACTGCAACTGCAACACATTTATGGTGATTGTCGCCAAGAGATCTATGCGTAAATTTGTATTATCTGAAACTTTTGATTACTTATGTTACAGAGTTGCCTCAAGTGAAGCTGTCAATTACAGAACCCTTTCACTGAAGGATTTAGTCAAGTCCGTTATGGCTGAGGGTGGTTGGTCGGACTTGCTGGTACTTCCTGTGGCTATATTCTATTAGTTCTTGCCTGCCTACTTTCTCTTGATTCAATTTTTGAAGGAAACTGAATTGTCTTTTATCTTCATTAGTGCTCAGGAAAAGAAGGTGGACAGCATCTGGATCTTGCACTTGTTTTTGTTGGGAAAGAGGTAGGCATCTCTTAGTTCTAGGGGAAGAGTAACAATATTTTGTTGTACTTTCCTGGAATTAAATTATCCAAACACACTTTATTTAAGCCAATCgattcataattttatatgCTTCGGAGCAAGACAATGACGAGATTGTGATACACCTTCCTACAAAATTTACGTTGCTCCACACTGATTTCAAACTGCCGAAAAGGTGGCAGAACTTGGAACCCATTCCTACTTACCAGTAAAAAAACCAAAGTGTGTTTGGAATCCATTTGTATCCTGAATAATGAGTAAAACTAGGGGTGGAAAAATCAAACTCAATCCGCAAACCCGGTCAAGTTTGGGTGGGTCAATAACCCATCTATTTAGCTCAATCTATTTCCACCCATTACAAAATTGGGTTGAATTGACTCGAGTAATCTTGTCAATATTTTTAGAAgacattttctttaatttgatatgttatgtATAGctataataaagaagaagaaaattttatttggtactgaaaatttatgaaacaacaaataaagcaattaaaCTTTCGCAAGGATTGGGAGGGTTGGGCTATGACCCACATTTTAGTACGTGTTAGCCTAACCTGTTTCAGTCCAAGTAGCTTTTGACCTGCACATTTATTAATTCATTCCAATTTTTGACCCGCCTAAATTTAGACCAACCTGCCAATTGGACAGCTCTAAGTAAAACCCTTTGTAGTTGTTGTCTGTGTTAAACTAACCCCGATGGTTGAGTTGATACAAACAACTCCATTTGGTTTATTTACCCATTGAAGGAGAATTGTAGTTGGGTAGTGAAAATGCCACTTTAAGCTCGTAAAGTACTACTGCATCTCAACTTTCATATGGGACCTTGTTAACACATAGGGTTTGCAagttttattatactttttgatattttctacCTTGCCTCAGCTGCTAATGTCTATTTCTTGTTTAGTTGCAATCTGTGGATATTTCTAGACCCAAAAATGCCAATTCGGAGCTTGTGGACTTGCTGAAGGTAATTAGAGTTTTCCCAACTTTGGAAATCATTTCCctgattcaaattttttttgcttGGTTCTTGATGTACTGCAAAAGttcatttttattatcttaGCTGTGGTAAACAATGTCTTGATCAGGCCTCTGTTGCAAAGTCCAATTTTTCTTTGGCATTCCCCTACATTGATGCATCAGAGGAGAGAGAATCAGTGGAAAGCTCCTTGATTTCAGAATTTACAAACACGTGTGGGCATGGTCTTGAGGCCAGCAACATTGCTTTCTCGCAATCGTGCTCTGTAGAGGGTGGAAGTTTTGAGAAACTCACTGATGTCCACTCAGTTCAGGTTAATAATGGAGTAATCTTTGTTCTATTAAAAAATGAGGCACCCGAAAAAGTAAAAGAAGTGACATTTTACAGATTTTACTGCAGTGGCTATGTTCACCACAGCTACTACTTGcttgtatgtgtatatatatggaTGCTGTTTCCGTGTATACTGGATGTATTAATTCTTTTCATCCGTCTTGTGTTACAGAACTATTTGCTATCAAGGATCACTAAACAATCCAAGGGGCAGCCAAATTTGATTGTTCTATGCGATCAAGGTCACCGTACTCTGGGAGGAGCTGAAGATCAAACCTCTGAAGGTATGATATCAATGGAGAATGTGGTTTATACCTATTTTGGTCATATATAGTTCTTAAACTTGATAAACTTGTAGGACAAGTTTTATCTCAACTACTCAGTTATGTGGAGAATCTGGGAGCAAAATACACCGCACTCTATGTGTCAGATCCTTTTAGGTCAATTCAGTTCCCCTCTCATAGGGAAGTAGAAAGGTTTCTTGCTGAAGGTACTGGAAATAAATCAGTCGATGGCTGTGACGGAGTTTGCCGAATTAAATCCTCATTTTTGGAGGGCATATTTGTGGTAAGTTGTTTGCATCTGTCCACAGTTCAAAGCTGCTTCTAGTGTTTTCTTCTGGTTGTGGTAAAATCAGATTATGACCCTTTTTTCCCTTGCTGCTGCCTTTTGTGTTTACTGATTATATATGTTCTTTACGTACTGTTCCAGGCAATTGTCTTGCTTATAATTTTGATATCTGGCCTTTGCTGCATGATGGGAATTGATACTCCCACAAGGTTTGAGGCCCCTACAGATTAGAGCTTGTGCAAGATAAATTCATATTCTGAGTTGCTTTGATTGCAGTAATGTGAATGGATCTTTATGGTATGCATAAGCctgtaatttttgtttatttgtcaTACAACACTCGCTTGTATCAGCAGTATAGAGAGTGTTACATTCTAATAATGTTATGGccattcttgattttttttggttatatatTCTTCTGCACGTACTGAGTTTCGGTTACATGCCCTGGTTATTCCTCAGTTCTGATGGATGGCTATTTTACTGTGTTTAGTAGACTTATTGTTGGTAGTGAAACTGAAAGGTGAAAACCAAGAGCCCTGCAGTTTCTCTGTTGTCTCACTAAATGCTTCCCTCCCAGAAAAAGGTGAAAAAGATGGGTGAGAACTGCCATTTTTTGGCAATTAGCATGGAAAAATATTCAAGCTCAATCATGAGCGGAGGGTCCATGCCAAAATCATTTTTCGAATTTTTATATGTTGCTATTTAGGTGTATgtatattatcttttttttaaaaaaaaaatattctttcttaTATACTTGGTGGGGGCGGTGTGGGTTTTTCTGCTATGCAAGTGTCGGGTggatttaaataataaaaataaaataaaattctaaattgATGCGGAGCGTGCggatctaaaaataaaataaaattgttgtaATGAATTTACCTAACATTATATGTAGTTTTGCCTAAAATTATACGGTAGTTGGAACTACATGATTACACTAAAATTTACAGATTTATATCTTTGAATATCGAAGTAAAAGTTCAAAGTTTTCGATGTAAATGAGTTTGATATACAATGGACTATAAAGCTGcgaaattttgaaagaaaaataaaaatgccaATACGTCATCAATCATCATGATGCAttgatttgtttaatttttcgTATGCAATCATAAAGATGTTgaacaataaatttaaaaagaatggATAGATTCTTATAAGGAAATTGGCGAAACTGAGTAATTCAAAGTCATCAGTagtaaagtaatatatattagttCCACTTCCAGATAGAGTTGGCATGAATTTAAATCCATATACTCCCTTAAGAAAGTAATATTTATTAGGGATTTATTGATATGTGCAACTGGTGCACAAAATAATCGGAGTTATCAAAGTTTGGGGAAggattgtattgtattgtatgtaCCTCGAGTAATGTGATGTAGAAATGCTATTGCAATACAAACATTAGTTGTTATTTTCACAGTTTGAACATGTGACCTATAAgtgatacaaaaataatgttATTGTTGCTCTAAGTGTCTCCTTCAAATTAACATTATTGATTATGTTTAATACATTTCTCTTAGATTtgttaaaatgaataaataaaaagaaaaaggctTGTTTTTAGTAGGAGGCTTAAAACGGGGAATAGCATGCATTTTGTTAATGGATGATGAATGTGTTTGTAGGACAGTCTCACATACATACAATTGCTATATACACTTTGTTTTTATGTTTGTAAAAGCCAATAAGATGTCGAAAAGAGAGTAGTGGGCAGAACAGAATTGAGGCGTCGAGTGAGTGAATGCAACATGAAAGGAGGCGGGATGAAATAAATTATCCACcttactatattatattatttagaaTAAAGTAGGTTGGTTGAAGCAAGAGCCAACACGATCCTGCAGATTTACCCACCTCCTTTGGCTAAGTTGATATTCCCAAGATGatacatttttatcttttatttggaTAACGTTTTACCACTTCATCCCAATTCGGCACCTCTGCCACTCACACCGCCTGCATTTTATTTATACAAGATTCGACAACTCTATCATCGCCACTACGTAGTTAACACCGTCACAACTTAATAATCTCAACCCAAACTCCTCCATCAATTTACGTTACTTCTTACTTGTTAGTTGTTACCAACACAGACGTGTGGatttagtttaattaaaatacATTAACTTAATAATTATTCAATAGCTTATTCACCccttcaaaagtcttttttttatcagttcaaaagtcatttttgtttttattaatataaacaCATTTAAATCTTAATACACATCtgaatattaatatatatttacgttaagatttaaatattaagatattttcTCTAGATCTGAAAACtaatcaatattatttattttcaatattagAATGTGCATATGAAATTAAAtgttacattaaaaaaatattataaaaatctcattttagttaaatagttttttttaatatagaaaataatattttaaatatttttcttgtaacAAGGTAGTAAGAACCATCTTTTAAGAATTTAACATAAGTTACATCATTAATATGACTATTCTTTACACTCAAAAGCTTTGAGAATCAAATATGATGCAAtgtaaaatagtttatatagcGTAGTAATACATTATTTATGAAAACATTAAGGCTAAAGTATTCATTACCCACCTGAACTTGAAGTTTTTTATTCGATGTACATCTAAACTATATTCCATTTtaattaccccccgaacttgtttattcctccatCGCGTACACCTTTATTGTCCACCTGGCGTAGAAATTGACAACACACTTTACTAGGCACGTGAGGAAGTGattttttgccacatcataAAGCTACAACGGTAAAAAAACGTaaaatctccatttttctttaatatttggcatattttaaacgaaaaatagggcaaaatgtaaatgaaaagtaaaggaaacaaagattaacacttacttggtaagaatttcaGACAAATTGAAATTTAATCGACCAACTTCACGTCTAGAAAAACTCAAATCCAGAAGGAGTTCCGCGAAATAAGcccttattcaaaaataacttttaaacaatgaatgtttgatatatatattttttgtcatattaatTTATCTAGGTGGCTATTATTTATCCAGGTGGAAATCCACATCACCACTTTTGCCAACTGTCATGCGCGTGTAGTCACAATAGGAGCAGGTGGACAAAAAAGGTGTACGTGatggaggaataaacaagttcgagGGGTTAATTAAAATGTAATATAGTTTAGATGTACACcgaataaaaagcttcaagttcagggggtaatgaCTACTTTAGCCAaacattaattcttttttataatagatatttgtTATTGTTATCGACAAAATAGTACTTTCTTATTTTCTAGGATTGTGCTAAATATTATACCTGGGAATTATCAATTCAAATACTGTATTGattaatttatgaaagaaaagaCTTTCTGTTAAGTTAATAATAATGAGGATAAAGGAAATTCAAGTTGTAAGCATGTAATTAACATTgattaaataagaaaacaacaaaTGCGACTTTTATGACTTATTGTGTTATAGTTGAATTAAGATAGGAGTCTTATTTTAAATGAGTCTCAATAGTGTTAAGATTATGTTATAGATCTGAttcattctaatttatttagaCCCATTAAGAGGATTATAAggaaataaaacaaacaaacttaATGAGCTGAATCTGAAAAATTAAGATCCAGACCTTTAAAACAAACatatttaataagataaatCTGACTGATTAAGATTCAGATCACaattaagtgcaaacaaataAAACCTTAGGCTAAAATAGACTAAAAATGGGTTATAACCATTAACCAACCCACCTCCACCCAATTCTTActaacttttaattattttatttgttctttagaAATTTTTAGTATCCAATAtgactatttttctttttaattatgaCGATATGTAACATATACAATAAAAAGGTCTGTCTTCTTTACAATATTTTGACCAGATTTCTTATGAAATAATTTGGGCTACATATATCAATCTAATTCAtttaggaaaaactacataattagacatacttcattacgatatatactattattacctATACTTTCAAGATATTACATCtcttaccactaattaagagttcCCTACCATATATTGAGAAAGATGCActtaaatacatgtattttttctaccagatacactaaaataggaaGAGAAACGGGTATAATTCGCACATATCTAGGACATCAAATAcataggagagtggcgagcgagatgggAGAAAGGCGAGGAAGGTGAGCgagataagttatgtatctcatatacatgtgaatccacttggatacaatgcatctagaacaaattacacctaattttgacctctTATAtcccgagatacatgtatctggatgtATCTAAACGTATCTAGACACATCAAAATTTGGTAAGACacgtaatattgcaaactagagtgtatctaagtaattatcTTCTTGACAAGTGATATTTATGTAAATTCTCCAATCTTCTATGAGATTAATGAGTAGAGCTTATAAATGAATGGGTCAATAACTAGCCCAAACTTAGGTGGGTTATGTTTTCATGGTCTAGTTTTACCACCTCTAACAACATTTAtataacaccccaaaaatttctaagctaagatCCAAACCATTCTTTAATTGCCTATAGAATTGATTCGGTTGATCCTTAAGTTACTCAAATATGTAAATGCCATTTCTTTGGTGTTCGAATGGATTTGGATATGATTTAAGGTCACAAGaacccctagcacaaagtttaGTTGAAATCTTCATTTCCaattaagttttgacataagattctacttaggtcaacttcaaatgatcatatctcctggcacataatgaattaggtggcctaTGAACTACCAAATTAAAGTTGTTTGAATCCTCTTTCTAACGCCACCAAGTTTCCCTCATTTGATGTTCGGAGTAAAAAACTATGATTGTTTTGCCAAAGACGGTCAAACTAGAGTTTTCTGAGTCTGTGAACGACGACCCCAACCGACGGGCTGTGGGTTGAACGAAGACCCATCCTGTCAGGCCGTCATTAGAGTACTGGGGTCAACTTTTGGGACCCAAATCCTACAGATCCAactgacggaccgtaggtggaccTACTGATCGTCATTTGGACCAATAAATGGACTTTTGAGccttaaaaaatcaatatagaGTCCACGGATGGGATCTATGATCTGTGGGTCAAACCACGACCCGTAGATGGTCCCATGGACAGGTTTTTGATAGCTTTTCAAGAGGGGTAGTTCAGTCTTTTCCCACCCTCTCTAAGCCTAACCCACAATTGTTTTTCACCTAATTAAGGTCTAAATATTGttacaatattattttacattCTTTAACACTTCAAAGACTTAGAGAAATGATTCAAGAGGTTCTatcattcttcaaatttcatcgATTTCACCAAGAACTCTATTTTtcccaggtatgtaaggctatcatagtgatGGACTGAGTTCGTTCTcgcgccctacatctactttctatCGCTAAAGAATAATTTAGGGTTATATCCttatttttgataattcttgagatgagttcgTTGTTGAATTTCGAGTTGTTATTCCTAATTTTTGAGTTGCTATATATTATGTATTGAGATTCCTGAAGTTGATTATTCATGCTTatttttcagcatgaaccctattatTTGAAGTATTCACTAAGTTATTGATGATAATCTTTTTAATcgaataattatcttaaattgattttctcATAAAGTAAAAAGGAGTTTTTGAGGAAAGTTTAAAGAGGCGTTTTGAGTAAAGCTTAAGGGAATTATGACTcccaaatttatcatttttacagtgagaaaagagaaactttgatttctaaacaTGAGTTCATAGTTAATTCAGAGCAATtgcctcttttaagaggatagttgagcaattatctcaaaccaaaggaAGAGTAATGTTTTTATACATGAGCAAAGGTAattattattgggagtagtattgagtaccgGTATGAGGGAGAGTtgagacaactcacagcccccataaatcatgtcttgccaacatgggtactggatcatactttttagatgaatccttagaGCTTTCAGACATaacttaatggatccacttagttgagataTTCTATATTCTGGAACgatataggatagttctggcagcgtggacaaAACATTCTATCATCACTTAacttatagtgatggttgtcaaataaagaatctcccaatagagttaaaatgttttttatatatcacttattatgttaaAGTTTAGAGAATGAGAaagtatttttgtaaagttttaatgatttcacttccTTAGTTCTTTACATTCAGTCgagtatatatctatatatattgtaGTCCTATCATTCAGGTGTTTActattcaactatattacatactcgtacattcaatgtactgatgtcattcgacctacatcttttatgatgcaaatacaagTGTTCAGGATTATCAACAGGCAAtttgttgagatcactttgcgCTACAGACaactttggtgagcctccttgcctTCCAGAAGATTTCACTATTTACTTTCATGTTATTGATGAGTTGTCTTGGGTCTTGTTCCGACTTCTATcctagtattagaggcttcatagatagttaaaGTTGATGAGTCTCTCAGTATTTCCCTTTTGTTTGAGACATTTTGAGATTGTTGTGCAAAGTATTATAATTATTGCACTGAAGTATTTTCAGACAGTTGAGTTAAGTATTTACTTGAGTTTGAATGTTATAGGTTCTATTTTAAAGCTTCCTTatgcttgagtaagtcttctgctaAACAGTCAGTCATGCCAAGGGTTCGGTTGGAGAGCAGAAatgggtataggctcggggtgtgacaaatttggtattagagcacagcgttcaagagtcctagggtgtttATGAAGCTGTGTATGTAGAGTCATGgttatcagtgtgaagcacgcacacatctataattgggaggcaaCAACATTTAAGAacatttcactttcttcttacTCCTGTCAgtgcgatagagttcaactctacAAAAGTTTCCTCTAACTCGTGATTACGCGTGtcttttcagatcatgcctccacaaagAGCTCTGCGAGGACGTCCTTCTATGAGGAATGCTAATCCTCAAGGTCAAAAAGCtcccaatgcaccagaagtgcaaccccctCAAGGTGATGTAACCAATGTTGAGTTTAAGAATGTTATTCAGATGTTGACTCAGGTTGTTGCAGTTCTGGTCAACAAGTAGTAGGTCATCaggatgtggctgatacatcTAGGATCCGTGAGTGTTTGAGTAAGAATCCTCAAGAGTGCAGAGGGTCGAAGGTCACTGAGGATCCGAAGAACTTAGTGGAAGAACTTCAAAAAGTGTGTGAGGTCATGCGTGTTGCTGATATAAAGCGTGTGGAGTTGGCTTCTTATCAGCTCAAAGGTGTCGCTAGGATATGGTATGATCAGTGGAAGAAGAACAGGGCAGATGAAGCACCAATTTTGAGTTAGACTGTGTTTGAAGATGCTTTCATGGGGCGCTTGTTTCCCCGAAATCTAAGGGAAGCAAAGGTAAGAGAGTTTCTTAGCAGGAGTCTATGAGTGTGCAAGAGTacaacctcaagttcactcaactttCCCACTATGCTCCGGAGATCGTGGCTGATATGAGAAATATAATGAGTTTGTTTGTGTCTGGGCTATCCCGTTTATCTAATAAAGAGGAGAGAGCAGCTATGTTgataggggacatggacatagctaggcttatgattcaTGTGCAACAGGTAGAGGAGGACAAGTTGAAAGATAGGAAAGAATTCTGCAGCAAGAAGGCTAAGATAGCAAATCATGAGTCTGGTGAGCAAAAGACTGGTAATGGGCATCGGTCATCCTTTTAGCAAAGGTTATCTAGACTCGCTCCATCATcagctagtgcacctgcaccaagaaATAGGAATGATCACATGAATCAAAGTTCTTAGAATTTCAGAGCTTAGGGTACTCAGTCGCAGGGTAGTGTAGAAAAGGGGTTTCAGAGCCAACCTtttgctaagtgtggtagaacccatCCAGGAGaatgtcgtgatggctccaatgactgcttcaagtgtggtcaaaTGGGTCATTTCATGAGAGAGTGCCCAAAGAACAGGTAGGGTAATGGGGGCAACaaagcccaatcttcttcagtggcTCCAGCAGACGGAGCCGCTCCAAGAGGAGTTACTTCAGGGACatgcggaggagcaaaccgtctGTATGTTATGGCTAGTCGCCAGGATCAGGAGAActcaccagatgttgtcactagtatgcttaaattattttctatcgATGTGTATGTCTTACTTGATCCAGGGGCAATTTTGTCTTTTGTGAGTCCTTATGAGCCACTGttagagtggaggagtagttcaacAATGCCTAAGAgtcatttcatttcataccttaaggcaagaaagttactCTCTAAGGGGTGCatttatcacttagtccgagttaatgactctagtgttgagacaccgtctatattcagtcagttccagttgtgagtgagtttccagacGATCTTCCCGGAGCCCCTccagagagagaaatagacttcagaATATATATCCTTCCtgatactcaacccatttccattccgccatatagaatggcttcagctgagttaaaagagttaaaagagcaattGAGAGATCTCTTTTataagggtttcatctgaccgagtgtctcaccttggggcgctccgatcTTACTcctgagaaagaaagatggttcattTAGGATATGTGttgattaccgtcagttgaacaaggtcaccataaagaataaatatccccttccgagaattgataaccttttcgaccaacttcacttgtttctctaagatagacctcaaatctggctatcatcagttgagagtgAGAGAAAGTGACATCCCGAAGACAACATTTagaagttatggtcattatgagttccttgttatgtcctttggtttgattAATGGTCCTTCAACATTCATGGATCTCATGAACATAGTATTTAAGcagtatatgtatatgtttgttattgtattcatcGATGACATCTTGATTTACTCGAGGAATGAGGATGATCATGACAATCATCTCAGAGTAGTCcttcaaactctcaaagatcgagagttatatgccaagtttTCTAAGAGTGAGTTCTAACTTGAATCTATGGTGTTCTTAGGCCATATTATGTCTGGGTGAATGAATTCGAGTTGACACTCAGAAGAT belongs to Solanum stenotomum isolate F172 chromosome 1, ASM1918654v1, whole genome shotgun sequence and includes:
- the LOC125853693 gene encoding uncharacterized protein LOC125853693; translation: MKTVPVALLVALIVVVEVPFGHTFPSAVPSFLWSPHHYGVASSEAVNYRTLSLKDLVKSVMAEGGWSDLLCSGKEGGQHLDLALVFVGKELQSVDISRPKNANSELVDLLKASVAKSNFSLAFPYIDASEERESVESSLISEFTNTCGHGLEASNIAFSQSCSVEGGSFEKLTDVHSVQNYLLSRITKQSKGQPNLIVLCDQGHRTLGGAEDQTSEGQVLSQLLSYVENLGAKYTALYVSDPFRSIQFPSHREVERFLAEGTGNKSVDGCDGVCRIKSSFLEGIFVAIVLLIILISGLCCMMGIDTPTRFEAPTD